A part of Rhopalosiphum maidis isolate BTI-1 chromosome 3, ASM367621v3, whole genome shotgun sequence genomic DNA contains:
- the LOC113559723 gene encoding mucolipin-3-like, which yields MNGAQDNARYGLTDQSNLSSGSNNVDLYNSSEADLLLDNEEDYIHPYSDEYVLLERKMRNRLSFFFMNPIEKWKTRRRFPYKFVIQIIKIILVTLQLSLFAHTRYSHVNYTWGNRITFSHLFIKGWDPAREIVSYPPALGPLAIYNIESFYSTINYAVVGYANISNAIGSYSYISEDSKVVDPIFCTVHYKEGSVFGFNESYTFDGEIIQECLNVTITDDIKSKGFSIKDYLIQHNKTIYFSSLLKAKLKFALKTVNFRVAGKYSPPDCYKFEIQITLNNEDMDGQVLVDLEVNPFRLNCKGSVEYIIDNKVESFLRSVLNYFVIIVCTISMILCTRAILRAQLLKYETIRYFEDMLKSTLSYKARWEFWNLWYIMIIINDILIICGSGIKERIEKKQFIGDQWNLCSVLLGTGNLLVWFGVLRYLTFFKTYNGVILTLRQAFPNTSRFILCAILLYAGFTFCGWLVLGPYHMKFRSLASTSECLFSLINGDDMYATFTIMATKSSLLWWFSRLYLYCFISLFIYVVINLFLSVIIDSYETIKNQPRAVLPKTDLEKFMVEGTFPTSSFDITEETDNWAQVSFAQTIRRIFCSFCIDFKNLRQTCLFIYQRSRHLII from the exons aaGCAGATTTGTTGTTGGACAATGAAGAAGATTACATTCATCCTTATTCAGATGAATATGTACTTTTGGAGAGGAAGATGCGTAATCGGTTATCTTTTTTCTTTATGAATCCAATTGAAAAATGGAAGACAAGAAGGAGGTTTCCGTACAAATTTGTAAtccaaattatcaaaataatattggttacACTTCAA ctttCATTATTTGCTCATACTCGCTACAGtcatgtaaattatacatggGGAAATAGAATTACATTTTcacatttgtttattaaaggATGGGACCCAGCACGAGAAATAGTTTCTTATCCACCTGCTCTGGGACCAttagctatttataatattgaatcattttattcAACTATTAACTATGCTGTAGTTGGA tatgctAACATCAGTAATGCAATCGGATCATACTCATACATAAGTGAAGATAGTAAAGTTGTGGATCCAATATTTTGTACTGTTCATTATAAAGAAGGTAGTGTGTTTGGTTTTAACGAAAGTTATACTTTTGATGGAGAAATAATACAAG aatgctTGAATGTCACTATAACAGatgatataaaaagtaaaggATTTTCAATCAAAGATTATCTAATTCAACATAAtaagacaatatatttttcgtcTTTATTAAaagctaaattaaaatttgcattAAAAACTGTTAACTTCAGAGTTGCTGGAAAGTATTCACCTCCTGATTgttacaaatttgaaattcaa ataacattaaataatgaagATATGGATGGACAAGTGTTAGTAGACTTGGAAGTAAATCCATTTAGGTTAAATTGTAAAGGTAGCGTTGAATACATAA ttgACAACAAAGTTGAGTCGTTTTTGAGaagtgtattaaattattttgtcatcaTAGTATGTACtatttcaatgatattatgtacaagAGCTATATTGAGAGCACAACTACTGAAATAT GAAACTATAAGGTATTTTGAAGACATGCTAAAGTCGACATTAAGCTATAAAGCTCGGTGGGAATTTTGGAATTTGtggtatataatgataatcatTAATGACATACTGATCATATGTGGTTCAGGAATAAAGGAACGAATAGAGAAAAAG caATTTATTGGTGACCAATGGAATTTATGTAGTGTACTACTTGGAACTGGAAATTTGCTCGTCTGGTTTGGAGTTCTTAGATATCTAACATTCTTTAAAACTTACAAT ggtgtaatattaacattacggCAAGCTTTTCCAAATACTTCAAGATTCATTTTATGCGCGATTTTGTTGTATGCTGGCTTTACATTTTGTGGTTGGTTGGTATTAGGACCATACCATATGAAA tTTCGATCATTGGCAAGTACATCTGAATGCttgttttctttaattaatgGTGATGATATGTATGCCACATTTACAATCATGGCTACAAAATCCTCATTGCTGTGGTGGTTCAGTCgtttgtacctatattgctTCATAAGTCTGTTTATTTATGTGGTTATTAATCTCTTTTTATCAGTAATCATCGATTCTTATGAAACAAttaag aatcaaCCACGTGCTGTTTTACCTAAGACTGACCTGGAAAAGTTTATGGTTGAAGGTACATTTCCTACATCATCTTTTGATATTACAGAAGAGACTGATAATTGGGCACAAGTATCTTTTGCCCAAACAATTAGGagaatattttgtagtttttgtaT tgatttcaaaaatttacgcCAAacatgtttgtttatttatcaaagaagccgacatttaattatttga